From a single Sander vitreus isolate 19-12246 chromosome 4, sanVit1, whole genome shotgun sequence genomic region:
- the LOC144516581 gene encoding globoside alpha-1,3-N-acetylgalactosaminyltransferase 1-like isoform X2: MALFPFFKKPTDFLHGRKAAVSVESSHPIFHALGMDRGRVMTDMTVIKATAPQTPLETPWGAPLVWGDTRKSTWRRARFANQGTHTGLLAVVLGTYAQFVRRFLSSAETHFLPGQMVTYYILTDNPRSLDPPIELGPKRQLRVVPVAELPGWDRLARRRMALLADAIRNPIGREVEYLFCADIDQEFVAPVGEEILGDLVATLHPELYGMPRNAFPYEVEEVSSACVEEDEGDYYYTSELYGGLVSEMYRLARACSLLILQDQANGVMARGLEESYLNRYLIDHRPTCVLSPEYSWWDSALAPDVLVQRLVSLGRNQKRESM; the protein is encoded by the exons ATGGCGCTATTCCCATTCTTCAAGAAGCCCACAG ACTTCCTCCATGGACGTAAAGCCGCTGTCAGTGTGGAGTCATCTCATCCTATCTTTCATGCCTTGGGAATGGACAGGGGAAGAGTAATGACAGACATGACGGTCATCAAGGCAACGGCACCACAAACTCCTCTGGAGACCCCATGGGGTGCTCCTTTAGTGTGGGGTGACACCCGTAAATCAACTTGGCGCAGGGCTAGATTTGCAAATCAGGGAACCCATACAGGTCTGCTGGCCGTCGTGCTGGGAACTTATGCCCAGTTTGTTCGACGTTTCCTCTCATCAGCTGAAACCCATTTTCTCCCTGGTCAGATGGTCACCTACTACATTCTCACGGACAATCCCCGTTCTCTGGATCCTCCCATCGAGTTGGGGCCAAAACGTCAGCTGAGGGTGGTTCCTGTTGCAGAGCTGCCTGGTTGGGACAGATTGGCCCGTCGCCGAATGGCCCTGCTTGCTGATGCTATCAGGAACCCAATCGGCAGAGAGGTTGAATACCTCTTCTGTGCTGACATCGATCAGGAGTTTGTGGCCCCTGTGGGAGAGGAAATCCTGGGAGACCTGGTGGCCACATTGCACCCAGAGCTCTATGGGATGCCACGAAATGCATTTCCTTACGAAGTCGAAGAGGTCTCATCAGCTTGCGTGGAGGAGGATGAAGGGGACTACTACTACACCTCTGAGTTGTATGGGGGTTTGGTTTCTGAGATGTACAGACTGGCTCGAGCCTGTTCTTTGCTCATTTTGCAGGACCAGGCTAACGGGGTAATGGCCAGGGGCCTTGAGGAGAGCTACCTGAACCGCTACTTGATCGACCACAGGCCAACCTGTGTGCTGTCCCCAGAGTACAGCTGGTGGGACTCGGCCCTGGCTCCTGATGTGCTTGTACAGAGACTTGTCTCTTTGGGAAGGAACCAGAAAAGAGAATCAATGTAA
- the LOC144516581 gene encoding globoside alpha-1,3-N-acetylgalactosaminyltransferase 1-like isoform X1: protein MALFPFFKKPTGPVRVTRIQLVMYCFLLSLIIYFLHGRKAAVSVESSHPIFHALGMDRGRVMTDMTVIKATAPQTPLETPWGAPLVWGDTRKSTWRRARFANQGTHTGLLAVVLGTYAQFVRRFLSSAETHFLPGQMVTYYILTDNPRSLDPPIELGPKRQLRVVPVAELPGWDRLARRRMALLADAIRNPIGREVEYLFCADIDQEFVAPVGEEILGDLVATLHPELYGMPRNAFPYEVEEVSSACVEEDEGDYYYTSELYGGLVSEMYRLARACSLLILQDQANGVMARGLEESYLNRYLIDHRPTCVLSPEYSWWDSALAPDVLVQRLVSLGRNQKRESM, encoded by the exons ATGGCGCTATTCCCATTCTTCAAGAAGCCCACAG GACCAGTCAGAGTGACCAGAATACAACTGGTTATGTACTGTTTTCTCCTGTCTCTTATCATAT ACTTCCTCCATGGACGTAAAGCCGCTGTCAGTGTGGAGTCATCTCATCCTATCTTTCATGCCTTGGGAATGGACAGGGGAAGAGTAATGACAGACATGACGGTCATCAAGGCAACGGCACCACAAACTCCTCTGGAGACCCCATGGGGTGCTCCTTTAGTGTGGGGTGACACCCGTAAATCAACTTGGCGCAGGGCTAGATTTGCAAATCAGGGAACCCATACAGGTCTGCTGGCCGTCGTGCTGGGAACTTATGCCCAGTTTGTTCGACGTTTCCTCTCATCAGCTGAAACCCATTTTCTCCCTGGTCAGATGGTCACCTACTACATTCTCACGGACAATCCCCGTTCTCTGGATCCTCCCATCGAGTTGGGGCCAAAACGTCAGCTGAGGGTGGTTCCTGTTGCAGAGCTGCCTGGTTGGGACAGATTGGCCCGTCGCCGAATGGCCCTGCTTGCTGATGCTATCAGGAACCCAATCGGCAGAGAGGTTGAATACCTCTTCTGTGCTGACATCGATCAGGAGTTTGTGGCCCCTGTGGGAGAGGAAATCCTGGGAGACCTGGTGGCCACATTGCACCCAGAGCTCTATGGGATGCCACGAAATGCATTTCCTTACGAAGTCGAAGAGGTCTCATCAGCTTGCGTGGAGGAGGATGAAGGGGACTACTACTACACCTCTGAGTTGTATGGGGGTTTGGTTTCTGAGATGTACAGACTGGCTCGAGCCTGTTCTTTGCTCATTTTGCAGGACCAGGCTAACGGGGTAATGGCCAGGGGCCTTGAGGAGAGCTACCTGAACCGCTACTTGATCGACCACAGGCCAACCTGTGTGCTGTCCCCAGAGTACAGCTGGTGGGACTCGGCCCTGGCTCCTGATGTGCTTGTACAGAGACTTGTCTCTTTGGGAAGGAACCAGAAAAGAGAATCAATGTAA
- the ell2 gene encoding RNA polymerase II elongation factor ELL2 gives MLQAQRDDGGGLVKMAALSEDGRYGLNCGQQSADRVTVLHVKLTETALRAIESYQNCMNVPSLQPTIQFKGLQGRIKIPKTDSSSDTFHNFDFYLSNVGKDNPQGSFECIHQYVSSSGASHLALLATVQDKVTVCATNDSYQVTRERMTQAVEDTRERGTKVIKPGGQYRGKQVHIRKPALSAPDVVPERKRSTPINPANTIRKCLSNNPVSQRPFRDRIIHLLALRSYKKLEVLARLQRDGINQKDRNSLGTTLQQVANLNPKDNTYSLKDFIYRDVQRDWPGYSEDEKSQVDRILARKSGLPTETLSSSSSPKDTVPTSPQKRQSDFDFIDPLAPKKARISHLSNRGPAASSSSSSDRREDEGSPSSKHSSLPSNVTSGPPTHLPISSHPPAPSHQQPSPASNSNSPSTPEGCGTQDLPMDQSSSCRDPSPSPFSSDRTLQDRYRHPVPVPRPAASPSPPPPPPPPCTSLTVTSTVITSPPLSSSTNKKFKKKSKKHKDKDREREKGKRTEKDSRSPPSVAEQAEETRRAKKKRSAEEESRDVVNKNPHKDQDSSEKEKPVQSTEFSSTVETPDYVVKYMPMVSMDQRQSYKNDFNAEYDEYRLLHARVESITRRFTQLDAKCRKLAPGTKEYQKVQEEVLKEYKKMKQHSPNYHEEKQRCEYLHNKLAHIKRLIADFDQRRAQAWC, from the exons ATGCTCCAAGCTCAAAGGGACGATGGTGGAGGGCTGGTAAAGATGGCGGCGCTCTCCGAGGATGGGAGGTACGGATTAAATTGTGGCCAACAGAGCGCAGATAGAGTCACCGTATTACACGTCAAATTGACCGAGACAGCGCTGAGAGCAATAGAGAGCTACCAAAATTGTATG AATGTACCTTCTTTGCAGCCAACAATACAATTCAAGGGACTCCAAGGG CGCATTAAAATTCCCAAGACCGATTCCTCCTCAGACACCTTCCACAATTTTGATTTCTACCTGTCTAATGTGGGCAAGGACAACCCTCAGGGAAGCTTTGAGTGCATCCATCAGTATGTGTCGAG CTCAGGGGCCTCACACCTGGCATTGTTGGCGACTGTACAGGACAAGGTCACAGTGTGTGCCACTAATGACTCCTACCAGGTGACCCGGGAACGCATGACCCAGGCCGTGGAGGACACACGTGAACGTGGGACCAAAGTCATCAAGCCTGGGGGCCAGTACAGAG GAAAGCAAGTCCATATCCGAAAGCCGGCGCTATCAGCCCCAGATGTAGTCCCAGAGCGCAAGCGCTCCACACCCATCAACCCAGCCAACACTATTCGTAAGTGCCTTTCCAATAACCCTGTGTCCCAGCGGCCGTTCCGGGACCGCATCATCCACCTGCTGGCACTGAGGTCCTACAAGAAGCTGGAAGTGCTTGCCCGTTTGCAACGGGATGGTATTAACCAGAAGGACAGAAACTCATTGGGGACCACCCTGCAACAG GTGGCAAACCTGAACCCCAAAGACAACACGTATTCATTGAAGGACTTTATTTATCGTGATGTCCAGCGAGACTGGCCTGGCTACTCTGAAGATGAAAAGTCCCAGGTTGACCGGATCCTGGCTCG CAAATCGGGGCTTCCTACTGAGACCCTCTCATCAAGCAGTTCTCCCAAAGACACTGTCCCCACATCCCCCCAG AAGCGCCAGTCAGACTTTGACTTCATTGATCCTTTGGCACCCAAGAAAGCCCGCATCTCCCACCTCAGCAATCGAGGGCCAGCCGcgtcttcatcctcctcctctgacCGCCGTGAGGACGAGGGCAGCCCCAGCTCTAAACACTCGTCCCTACCCTCCAATGTCACCTCTGGCCCTCCCACCCATCTCCCCATCTCGTCCCACCCCCCTGCACCCTCTCACCAGCAGCCCAGCCCAGCCTCCAACTCCAACTCACCCAGCACCCCGGAGGGCTGTGGCACCCAGGACCTGCCTATGGACCAGAGTTCCTCCTGCAGAGACCCTTCACCCAGCCCCTTCTCCTCCGATAGGACCCTGCAGGACCGCTATCGACACCCTGTCCCCGTCCCAAGACCAGCCGCCTCCcccagccctcctcctcctccccctcctccttgcACCTCACTCACAGTTACCTCCACTGTCATCACCAGCCCCCCCTTGTCCAGCAGTACCAACAAgaagtttaaaaagaaatccaagaAGCACAAAGATAAGGAtcgagagagggagaaagggaaacGGACAGAAAAAGATAGCAGAAGTCCTCCCAGTGTAGCAGAGCAAGCTGAAGAAACTCGTAGAGCCAAAAAGAAGCGAAGTGCTgaggaagagagcagagatgttGTCAACAAGAATCCTCACAAAGATCAAG ACTCATCAGAAAAAGAGAAGCCAGTTCAATCTACTGAATTCTCCTCCACAGTTGAGACGCCCGACTATGTAGT GAAGTACATGCCCATGGTGTCCATGGACCAGCGGCAAAGCTACAAGAATGACTTCAATGCAGAGTATGATGAGTATCGCCTGCTACATGCCCGTGTGGAGAGCATCACCCGCCGCTTTACCCAGCTGGATGCCAAGTGCCGGAAGCTGGCACCTGGCACCAAAGAATACCAG aagGTGCAAGAAGAAGTCTTGAAAGAGTACAAAAAGATGAAACAA cacagccccaactacCACGAGGAGAAACAGCGCTGCGAGTACCTGCACAACAAGTTGGCCCACATCAAGCGGCTAATAGCTGATTTTGACCAGCGCAGAGCCCAGGCCTGGTGCTGA
- the glrx gene encoding glutaredoxin-1 translates to MAQQFVQTKIKGDKVVLFIKPMCSYCIMAKDVLSKYKFKPGHLECIDISGRSDMDNMQDYFLELTGARTVPRVFIGEECVGGGSDVEALHKSGQLESMLQSIGALQ, encoded by the exons ATGGCGCAACAGTTTGTGCAGACTAAAATTAAAGGAGACAAAGTGGTGTTGTTTATTAAGCCCATGTGCTCGTACTGCATTATGGCAAAAGATGTTTTGTCAAAATACAAATTCAAGCCGGGACATTTGGAGTGTATTGATATAAGTGGACGCAGCGACATGGACAACATGCAAGACTATTTCCTGGAACTCACCGGAGCCCGCACG GTCCCACGGGTGTTCATCGGTGAGGAGTGTGTTGGAGGCGGTAGCGACGTAGAAGCGCTGCATAAGAGTGGTCAACTGGAGAGCATGCTGCAGTCTATTGGAGCCCTGCAGTGA